A window of Prolixibacter sp. SD074 contains these coding sequences:
- the pgk gene encoding phosphoglycerate kinase encodes MQTIETYDFSGKKALIRVDFNVPLNEKFEITDDTRMRAALPTIKKVIEKGGSPVIMSHLGRPKNGPEDKFSLKHLVPHLSELLGGRTVKIAPDCIGGETKKIADSLQPGEVLILENLRFHGEETKGDAEFARKLAEMGDCWVNDAFGTAHRAHASTAVIAQYFPNDKMFGFLVDSEVASLEKVMKEPQRPFTAIMGGSKVSSKITIIENLLGRVDHLIIGGGMTYTFLKSQGGKIGSSICEDEYLDLAKDLIKKAEAKGVQLHFAVDVLEADAFAETANTRVVPADNIEDGWQGLDIGPKTIEKFNKVIRDSKTILWNGPVGVFEMDKFAKGTKAIGAAIVEATQKGAFSLVGGGDSVAAVNKFGIADGVSYISTAGGALLEYLEGKDLPGIAAVRQ; translated from the coding sequence ATGCAGACAATAGAGACTTACGATTTTTCCGGCAAAAAGGCGTTGATTCGCGTCGACTTCAATGTGCCGTTGAACGAAAAGTTCGAAATTACTGATGATACAAGGATGCGCGCCGCGTTACCTACCATTAAAAAAGTGATTGAAAAAGGCGGTTCACCGGTAATTATGTCCCACCTCGGCCGCCCGAAAAACGGGCCGGAAGACAAATTCTCCCTCAAGCATCTTGTACCTCACCTTTCCGAGTTGTTAGGCGGACGTACCGTAAAAATTGCTCCCGATTGCATTGGCGGGGAAACCAAAAAGATAGCTGACTCACTTCAGCCAGGCGAAGTACTCATTTTGGAAAATCTCCGTTTCCACGGTGAAGAAACCAAAGGTGATGCTGAATTTGCCCGTAAGCTCGCTGAAATGGGCGACTGCTGGGTGAATGACGCTTTTGGTACTGCCCACCGTGCACACGCCTCAACCGCTGTGATTGCCCAGTATTTCCCGAATGACAAAATGTTCGGATTCCTGGTTGACAGCGAAGTTGCCAGCCTTGAAAAAGTGATGAAAGAACCGCAACGTCCTTTCACCGCTATTATGGGAGGTTCCAAAGTTTCATCCAAAATTACCATCATCGAGAACTTGCTCGGGCGTGTCGATCACCTCATCATCGGCGGCGGTATGACTTACACTTTCCTGAAATCGCAGGGTGGTAAAATCGGTAGTTCCATTTGCGAGGACGAATACCTCGATTTGGCAAAAGATTTGATAAAAAAAGCAGAAGCCAAAGGCGTTCAACTACACTTCGCCGTTGATGTACTGGAAGCTGACGCTTTCGCCGAAACGGCCAACACCAGGGTGGTCCCGGCCGACAATATTGAAGATGGATGGCAGGGACTGGATATCGGTCCTAAAACCATTGAAAAATTCAACAAAGTCATACGCGATTCAAAAACCATTCTTTGGAACGGTCCTGTTGGTGTATTCGAAATGGACAAATTCGCCAAAGGTACCAAAGCAATTGGAGCTGCGATTGTTGAAGCGACCCAAAAAGGAGCCTTCTCACTCGTCGGTGGTGGTGATTCGGTAGCAGCTGTTAATAAATTCGGCATTGCCGATGGCGTTTCTTACATTTCAACTGCAGGAGGTGCGCTTCTCGAATACCTCGAAGGAAAAGACCTTCCGGGAATTGCAGCCGTACGTCAATAA
- a CDS encoding YraN family protein, whose product MTRKSKELGEKGEQIAADYLSRKGYRIIERNWIFDHKELDIIAYHGDDLVFVEVKTRTGYQYEHPLEAISTGKIRNLVVAADAFLRMRNLDVESRFDVVTVVFYGEKFELQHYPGAFIPPVN is encoded by the coding sequence ATGACCCGTAAATCAAAGGAACTGGGTGAAAAAGGTGAACAGATAGCTGCTGATTATCTGAGCAGAAAAGGTTATCGGATTATCGAACGAAACTGGATTTTCGATCATAAAGAACTGGATATTATTGCGTACCACGGTGATGATTTGGTTTTTGTAGAAGTGAAAACCCGGACAGGATATCAATATGAACATCCCCTGGAGGCCATTTCAACAGGGAAAATCAGAAATCTGGTGGTGGCTGCAGATGCTTTTTTGCGTATGCGAAACCTGGATGTGGAAAGCCGGTTTGATGTGGTTACAGTTGTATTTTACGGTGAAAAGTTCGAGCTGCAACATTATCCTGGTGCCTTTATCCCTCCCGTAAATTAG
- a CDS encoding C1 family peptidase, whose protein sequence is MKKLFFVLLAGLFYAGHIVAQDVDSFKVVKENAYSPVKNQQRTGTCWSYATTSFLESELLRMGKGEYDLAEMYFVRNAYPAKAKYFVELHGNANFDEGGQAHDVLDVMEKDGVVPQSVYPGNLYHPGHANHTELKAMMKGMLEGLVSDKMNSVSMVWLNALNGVLDAYMGKDPKSFQYNGKTFTPGSFMQSLGLDPNQYVEITSYMHHPFYTQFSLEVPDNWSHDLYYNVPEDYIIKTIDHAIMQGYTVIWDGDVSDKGFSHRKGLAALPDSVSVNQEARQKAFLTWKTTDDHLMHIVGIAKDADGNKYYITKNSWSAKSNTYGGLLYMSERYVRLNTIAITVNRNSIPQEVSAKIFKNK, encoded by the coding sequence ATGAAGAAATTATTCTTTGTCCTGTTGGCAGGACTTTTTTATGCGGGCCATATAGTTGCCCAGGATGTCGATTCGTTTAAAGTCGTTAAAGAAAACGCGTATAGCCCGGTTAAAAATCAGCAACGCACGGGAACTTGCTGGAGTTATGCGACCACTTCGTTTCTGGAATCGGAATTGCTCCGGATGGGTAAAGGAGAATATGATTTGGCTGAAATGTATTTTGTGCGGAACGCGTATCCTGCAAAGGCAAAATATTTTGTCGAATTACACGGGAATGCCAATTTCGATGAAGGTGGACAGGCGCATGACGTGTTGGATGTGATGGAAAAAGACGGAGTCGTGCCGCAAAGTGTATATCCCGGAAATCTTTATCATCCCGGTCATGCCAACCATACCGAACTAAAGGCGATGATGAAGGGAATGTTGGAAGGTCTGGTTTCCGATAAAATGAATTCTGTTTCGATGGTTTGGCTGAATGCTTTGAATGGTGTGTTGGATGCATATATGGGAAAAGACCCGAAAAGTTTCCAGTATAATGGAAAAACATTTACACCGGGATCATTTATGCAATCGCTTGGATTGGACCCGAACCAGTATGTTGAGATTACTTCCTATATGCATCATCCGTTTTATACGCAGTTCAGTCTCGAAGTACCTGATAACTGGTCGCACGATTTGTACTACAATGTGCCCGAAGACTATATTATCAAGACGATCGATCACGCCATTATGCAAGGTTACACGGTTATTTGGGATGGTGATGTAAGCGATAAAGGCTTCTCGCACCGGAAAGGTCTTGCTGCATTGCCCGACAGTGTTTCTGTGAACCAGGAAGCTCGTCAGAAAGCTTTCCTTACCTGGAAAACCACCGACGATCATTTGATGCACATTGTTGGCATCGCAAAAGATGCCGATGGTAACAAATATTACATTACCAAAAACTCGTGGTCGGCCAAAAGCAATACGTATGGTGGTTTGCTTTATATGTCGGAGCGCTATGTGCGGTTGAATACCATTGCCATTACGGTGAACCGGAATAGTATTCCGCAGGAGGTCAGTGCGAAAATCTTTAAAAACAAATAA
- a CDS encoding GNAT family N-acetyltransferase, giving the protein MSRINIRPGFYLESLGIEHADIVFEAIDNNREHLSKWLPFVSFTKSPDDTEEFILSIVDKKPNEKEEVFTIWYDEEFAGLIGYMNTDRVNRKTEIGYWLLKSKEGKGIITQSTTQLIKLAFKRLQMNRITIRCAVGNNRSSAVPKRLRFTFEGIERQGEKHDELYFDLEVFSLLKSEWKKQA; this is encoded by the coding sequence ATGAGCCGAATCAATATCCGTCCGGGATTTTACCTCGAAAGTCTGGGAATAGAGCATGCCGACATTGTTTTTGAGGCTATTGATAATAATCGGGAACACCTGAGTAAATGGCTCCCATTCGTCAGTTTTACCAAAAGCCCGGACGATACAGAGGAGTTCATCTTGTCGATTGTCGATAAAAAACCAAATGAAAAAGAGGAAGTCTTTACCATCTGGTATGATGAAGAATTCGCCGGTTTGATTGGTTACATGAATACCGACCGAGTGAACAGGAAAACAGAGATCGGCTATTGGCTGCTGAAAAGTAAAGAAGGGAAAGGTATTATCACCCAATCAACTACACAATTAATCAAACTAGCATTCAAACGACTGCAAATGAACCGCATCACCATTCGATGTGCTGTGGGAAATAACCGAAGCAGCGCCGTACCCAAACGGCTCCGCTTTACATTCGAAGGCATCGAAAGACAAGGTGAGAAACACGATGAGTTGTATTTCGACCTGGAAGTTTTCAGTTTATTAAAAAGTGAATGGAAAAAGCAAGCCTGA
- a CDS encoding RNA-binding S4 domain-containing protein: MEYALKGTEFIELIKLLKILRIAESGGQAKRMVDDGEVKRNGEVEHRKRAKIRAGEVIEIFGE; encoded by the coding sequence ATGGAATATGCTCTGAAAGGGACAGAATTCATTGAGCTGATTAAACTGCTCAAGATTCTTCGGATTGCCGAATCGGGAGGTCAGGCAAAACGAATGGTCGACGACGGAGAAGTGAAACGAAATGGGGAAGTCGAACATCGCAAACGGGCTAAAATCAGGGCCGGTGAGGTGATTGAGATTTTTGGAGAGTAG
- a CDS encoding response regulator → MTKRILLAEDNLMSQKLALLGLKNYHVDVAKDGEEAVELFRNNAYDVILMDIQMPKMTGVEATREIRQIEVLENRTPRTVILALTADVFSSVTDECTEAGMNGFFPKPFRPAEMSGLIEEMYTRYTHTTAPE, encoded by the coding sequence ATGACGAAAAGAATCCTTCTGGCAGAAGATAATTTGATGAGTCAAAAACTGGCGCTGCTGGGATTAAAAAATTATCATGTTGATGTTGCGAAAGACGGGGAAGAAGCGGTAGAATTGTTTCGCAATAATGCCTACGATGTTATTCTGATGGATATCCAAATGCCCAAAATGACGGGGGTGGAAGCTACCCGGGAAATACGTCAAATCGAAGTTTTGGAGAATCGAACCCCCCGGACTGTGATTCTGGCACTTACGGCCGATGTGTTTTCCAGTGTCACCGACGAATGTACCGAAGCCGGGATGAACGGGTTCTTTCCAAAACCCTTCCGCCCGGCGGAAATGTCAGGCCTCATTGAGGAAATGTACACGAGATACACGCACACCACTGCACCTGAATAG
- a CDS encoding ATP-binding protein: MQFKDIIGQKEVKKQLIQEVAEDRIPHAQLLTGPGGNGKLALAYAFGQYLNCTNRKDGDSCGECSSCRKSSKLIHPDLHMIYPVVKSEKFKEPTSTDYIDKWRPFFMGNTYPAIDKWMNLIADENKQGSIYVYEAREIIRKLNQKAFESGYKVAIIWLPEQMNAECANKLLKMIEEPPDRTVFLLAAEDEEQIISTIRSRCQVIRIPRIGDRDLEAGLATHPSIGAQNPATVARLARGNFIYALELLENDELRAFNHENFMRLMRLAYSRKGNSELLKWTDEIARIGRVKQKSFLHYCSEYLRENFVLNLKEPELVYMDDKESEFSARFAPFINERNVIPLFQEFEKAYRDISMNGNARIIFLDLALQVAIFLRS, from the coding sequence ATGCAGTTTAAAGATATTATCGGACAGAAAGAGGTGAAGAAGCAACTGATACAAGAAGTTGCTGAAGATCGGATTCCGCATGCACAATTGTTAACCGGACCGGGCGGGAACGGAAAACTGGCGTTGGCTTATGCCTTTGGGCAATATTTGAACTGTACCAACCGGAAGGATGGCGATTCATGTGGAGAGTGCAGTTCGTGCCGAAAGTCCTCGAAACTAATTCACCCCGATTTGCATATGATTTACCCGGTGGTGAAAAGCGAAAAATTCAAGGAGCCAACCAGTACGGATTATATCGATAAGTGGCGTCCGTTTTTCATGGGAAATACCTACCCGGCAATTGATAAGTGGATGAACCTGATTGCTGATGAAAATAAGCAGGGCTCCATTTATGTGTACGAAGCCCGGGAAATTATCAGGAAATTGAATCAGAAAGCGTTTGAGAGCGGTTATAAAGTGGCCATTATTTGGTTGCCCGAACAGATGAATGCCGAGTGTGCCAATAAGCTGCTGAAAATGATAGAGGAACCACCGGACCGCACGGTTTTCCTCCTGGCGGCCGAAGATGAAGAACAAATCATCAGTACCATTCGTTCGCGTTGCCAGGTGATTCGTATTCCGCGTATTGGCGATCGTGATTTGGAAGCCGGGTTGGCAACTCATCCTTCTATTGGAGCACAGAATCCGGCTACCGTTGCCCGTTTGGCGAGGGGCAACTTCATTTATGCATTAGAGTTACTGGAAAACGATGAACTGCGAGCATTCAATCACGAAAATTTTATGCGGCTCATGCGCCTGGCCTATTCCCGGAAGGGAAATTCAGAATTGTTAAAATGGACCGATGAGATTGCGAGGATTGGCCGGGTAAAACAGAAAAGCTTTTTGCACTACTGTAGTGAATACCTCCGTGAAAATTTTGTACTCAATTTAAAGGAGCCTGAGTTGGTTTACATGGATGATAAGGAATCGGAGTTTTCGGCCCGTTTTGCTCCGTTTATTAACGAACGGAACGTGATTCCGTTATTTCAGGAGTTTGAAAAGGCCTACCGGGATATCAGTATGAACGGTAATGCACGCATCATTTTTTTGGATTTGGCCCTGCAGGTTGCTATCTTCCTGCGTTCGTGA
- the metG gene encoding methionine--tRNA ligase, whose product MSQYKRTLITSALPYANGPVHIGHLAGVYVPADIYARYLRLKGEEVAFIGGSDEHGVPITLKAKKEGVTPQDIVDKYHTIIKESFAKFGISFDVYSRTSAKVHYETASEIFKTLYDKGKFIEQTSEQFYDEEAKQFLADRYITGTCPKCGYEKAYGDQCESCGSSLNATDLIDPKSVLSGNKPILKKTKHWFLPLDRYEPWLREWILEQHKEWKPNVYGQCKSWLDGGLNPRAVTRDLSWGVPVPVDGAEGKVLYVWFDAPIGYISATKEWTPDWEKYWKDPETRLVHFIGKDNIVFHCIIFPSILKAEGSYILPDNVPANEFLNLEGDKISTSRNWAVWLHEYLEDFPGKEDVLKYVLTANAPETKDNDFTWKDFQTRNNSELVAILGNFVNRALVLTNKYYDGVIPAAGELAEYDREALASISKLKEAVEKSLDNYRFREALKGAMDMARLGNKYLADMEPWKVVKTDPERVKTIMNVCLQITANLTIVFEPFLPFSMDKLRSFMNLEKLDWSNLGRTDLVAAGHKVNKPELLFEKIEDATIQAQIDKLLATKKANELETAKAKPVKENIEFDDFAKLDIRVGTIIEAEKVAKTKKLLKLKIDTGIDKRTVVSGIAEYYTPEEVIGKQVSILVNLAPKKLRGIESQGMILMAENPDGTLAFVSPDRAIKNGSEIR is encoded by the coding sequence ATGAGTCAATACAAACGAACGCTTATCACCTCGGCGTTACCCTATGCCAATGGTCCGGTTCACATCGGTCACCTGGCCGGCGTATATGTTCCGGCCGACATTTATGCCCGTTACCTTCGTCTCAAAGGAGAGGAAGTGGCATTTATCGGCGGATCGGATGAACATGGCGTTCCCATTACCCTGAAAGCAAAAAAAGAAGGCGTAACCCCACAGGATATCGTCGATAAATATCATACCATCATCAAAGAATCGTTTGCCAAATTCGGCATCTCCTTTGATGTTTATTCCCGCACCAGCGCTAAAGTGCATTATGAAACTGCATCCGAGATTTTCAAAACCCTTTATGATAAAGGCAAATTTATCGAGCAGACTTCCGAGCAATTTTACGACGAAGAGGCCAAACAATTTCTGGCCGACCGATATATTACCGGGACCTGCCCAAAATGTGGCTACGAAAAAGCTTACGGCGATCAGTGCGAAAGTTGCGGTTCATCACTCAATGCGACTGACCTCATCGACCCGAAATCGGTACTGAGCGGAAACAAACCTATCTTAAAAAAGACCAAACACTGGTTCCTGCCACTCGACCGTTATGAGCCGTGGTTACGTGAATGGATCCTGGAGCAACACAAGGAATGGAAGCCGAATGTGTACGGGCAGTGCAAATCGTGGTTAGATGGTGGATTAAATCCCCGCGCCGTTACCCGCGACCTGAGTTGGGGCGTTCCGGTTCCGGTGGATGGTGCTGAAGGCAAAGTGCTCTATGTTTGGTTCGATGCACCTATCGGGTACATTTCGGCGACTAAGGAGTGGACACCCGATTGGGAAAAATACTGGAAAGATCCGGAAACCAGGCTGGTCCACTTCATCGGTAAGGACAATATTGTTTTCCACTGCATTATTTTCCCGTCAATACTGAAAGCTGAAGGAAGTTATATTCTGCCCGATAATGTTCCCGCCAACGAATTCCTGAATCTCGAAGGCGATAAAATTTCGACTTCAAGGAACTGGGCCGTTTGGTTGCACGAATATCTCGAAGATTTTCCCGGCAAGGAAGATGTGCTGAAATATGTACTCACTGCCAATGCCCCGGAAACCAAAGACAATGATTTCACCTGGAAGGATTTCCAGACACGAAACAACAGTGAACTGGTCGCCATCCTCGGCAACTTCGTTAACCGGGCACTGGTGCTGACCAACAAATATTACGATGGTGTAATTCCGGCAGCAGGCGAACTGGCAGAATATGACCGCGAAGCCCTGGCCAGCATCAGCAAACTGAAAGAGGCCGTGGAAAAATCGCTCGATAATTACCGTTTCCGGGAAGCCTTGAAAGGTGCAATGGATATGGCCCGTTTGGGAAATAAGTACCTCGCCGATATGGAGCCGTGGAAAGTGGTGAAAACCGATCCGGAGCGGGTGAAAACCATCATGAATGTCTGCCTCCAGATAACAGCCAACCTCACCATTGTTTTTGAACCGTTCCTGCCCTTCAGCATGGACAAGCTCCGTAGTTTCATGAATCTGGAGAAACTCGATTGGTCGAACCTTGGGCGCACTGATTTGGTTGCTGCCGGCCACAAAGTAAATAAACCGGAGCTACTCTTCGAGAAAATTGAAGACGCTACCATCCAGGCGCAGATTGACAAGTTACTGGCTACAAAGAAAGCCAACGAACTGGAAACTGCTAAAGCCAAACCGGTCAAAGAGAACATCGAATTCGACGATTTTGCCAAGCTGGATATCCGTGTTGGAACCATCATCGAAGCAGAGAAAGTGGCTAAAACCAAAAAGCTGCTGAAGCTGAAAATTGATACCGGAATTGACAAACGGACCGTGGTTTCGGGCATTGCCGAATATTATACGCCCGAAGAAGTTATCGGCAAACAGGTTTCTATATTGGTGAACCTGGCTCCTAAAAAACTCCGTGGCATTGAGTCACAAGGCATGATTCTGATGGCCGAAAATCCGGACGGAACCCTGGCATTCGTTTCACCGGACAGGGCCATTAAGAACGGTAGCGAAATCAGATAA
- a CDS encoding LD-carboxypeptidase: protein MIYPPYLKAGDKIAIVSPAGKVNPEIVKHGSKRLREEGFEVEIGENAFAQSGVFAGTDAERAADMQKVLDDESVKAIIFARGGYGSLRTHQLLDWSKFLQHPKWIVGFSDITVFHAFLYLNGVASVHGVMPAFFDQDGVPSESFRLTIELLKGKIPWFKEVNHPLNRGGEALGKLIGGNLSIVYSLRGTPFDLSPEGNILFIEDLSEYLYHLDRMMMNLKISGVLEQLSGLVVGHFADMKDGDTAYGKEPAEVIREAVDEYRYPVMFGFPAGHVMPNYPLIMGAQTQLIVGEKESRLNFQL from the coding sequence ATGATATACCCACCGTACCTCAAAGCCGGCGACAAAATCGCCATTGTTTCTCCTGCCGGGAAAGTAAATCCGGAAATCGTTAAGCATGGTTCAAAACGTCTCCGGGAAGAAGGTTTTGAGGTTGAAATCGGAGAGAATGCTTTTGCTCAATCGGGCGTCTTTGCCGGAACCGATGCCGAAAGAGCAGCCGATATGCAAAAGGTATTGGATGACGAATCGGTAAAAGCCATCATTTTTGCCCGGGGAGGTTACGGAAGTCTTCGAACACATCAACTGCTCGATTGGAGCAAATTTTTGCAACATCCGAAATGGATTGTCGGCTTTAGCGACATAACGGTGTTTCACGCTTTTCTTTACCTGAACGGTGTTGCTTCCGTCCATGGCGTAATGCCTGCATTTTTTGATCAGGACGGCGTTCCCTCCGAAAGTTTCCGGCTAACGATTGAATTATTGAAGGGGAAAATACCGTGGTTTAAAGAAGTAAATCATCCGTTAAATCGTGGTGGTGAAGCATTGGGTAAGTTGATCGGAGGAAACCTGTCAATTGTTTACAGCTTGCGCGGGACCCCGTTTGATTTATCGCCGGAAGGCAATATTCTGTTTATTGAGGATTTGAGTGAGTACCTCTATCACCTCGACCGGATGATGATGAACCTGAAAATATCGGGTGTTCTTGAGCAACTTAGTGGTTTGGTAGTCGGTCATTTTGCCGATATGAAAGATGGTGATACAGCCTACGGGAAAGAGCCTGCAGAGGTTATCCGGGAGGCGGTTGACGAATATCGTTACCCGGTGATGTTCGGTTTCCCGGCCGGCCATGTGATGCCGAATTATCCATTAATCATGGGAGCTCAAACACAGCTAATTGTTGGTGAAAAGGAGTCTCGTCTAAATTTTCAGCTATGA
- a CDS encoding isoamylase early set domain-containing protein: MSIKKQTLKSKPVCKVTFRIPKEMAPEANEATVVGDFNNWKENVTPMQKLKSGDFTVTLELSQNQSFQFRYLVNKSVWINDEEADGYAPNAFGEENSVVNT, translated from the coding sequence ATGAGTATCAAAAAACAGACGTTAAAGTCAAAGCCGGTATGTAAAGTAACATTCCGGATTCCGAAAGAGATGGCTCCTGAAGCCAATGAAGCAACTGTAGTTGGAGATTTCAACAACTGGAAAGAAAATGTTACCCCGATGCAAAAACTAAAATCAGGTGATTTTACTGTGACATTGGAATTATCGCAAAACCAATCCTTCCAATTTCGCTACCTGGTCAATAAATCGGTCTGGATTAATGATGAGGAAGCTGATGGCTATGCCCCTAATGCCTTTGGCGAAGAAAATTCAGTTGTCAACACGTAA